The following are encoded in a window of Parambassis ranga chromosome 15, fParRan2.1, whole genome shotgun sequence genomic DNA:
- the LOC114447620 gene encoding formin-like protein 14 yields the protein MTSDLLSEAEACGQRPRRKKKRVQLGPPGVLERVESEEDRPSPPTKNLPAPAPIIQPPSMPVTPLPIPQPMYTDLSTNSGPPPPVHYSEMLQSWEPVNEMPSLPSHHTYRWAPQQSEPALLKEVLTKLEMVLDQQSTILRLLQHQVAPGPGVEQIEGLPLQNLVALQNLEQSLQSPDYKEKMINYLGAIGGADVKDTTWRVLKKWARTDTRASL from the exons ATGACCTCAGACCTTCTCTCTGAGGCTGAGGCTTGTGGCCAAAGGCCTAGACGTAAAAA AAAGCGTGTCCAACTTGGCCCCCCGGGAGTTCTGGAGAGGGTTGAGTCAGAGGAGGATAGACCATCTCCACCTACCAAAAATCTCCCTGCCCCAGCTCCCATCATACAGCCTCCTTCTATGCCTGTCACCCCACTTCCAATCCCCCAGCCAATGTACACCGACCTCTCCACCAATTCTGGGCCTCCTCCACCTGTACATTACTCAGAGATGTTACAAAGTTGGGAGCCAGTAAATGAAATGCCAT CATTGCCTAGTCACCACACATACAGGTGGGCCCCTCAGCAGTCAGAACCTG CACTGCTAAAAGAGGTTTTAACCAAGCTCGAAATGGTGCTGGACCAGCAGAGCACAATTCTCCGGCTGCTTCAGCATCAGGTGGCACCAGGACCAGGAGTGGAGCAGATAGAGGGTCTGCCACTACAAAACCTTGTGGCTCTTCAGAATCTGGAACAGAGTCTCCAGAGTCCAGATTATAAAGAGAAAATG ATCAACTATCTGGGAGCAATTGGCGGAGCAGACGTAAAGGACACAACTTGGCGGGTGCTCAAAAAATGGGCCAGAACTGATACAAGG GCCTCCCTGTAG
- the LOC114447700 gene encoding solute carrier family 22 member 7-like, whose product MDTFKDDSNQLDPKVKMKFETILEDINGFGPFQILIVILMCTPRIVLPCHFLLNNFIAAVPPHHCDISTLEDGALFRNLTQAQKLAVSVPLQEDGVPKSCEMFAEPQFQLLSNSSSHNVSTVQCQSGWVYDNSTFTSTVATEWDLVCDRKSLPKTTSTIFFFGVMMGALAFGYFCDKYGRRNTLLASYIVSIVFGFSSTFANSYILFAVLRFLTGFGLTGISITSIVLSIEWVDTSHRSIIGVLGSLSWSVGNMLLAGFAFLVNDWRTLTQTVTAPLGFAVLTWWWIPESARWLLANGKVERAQLYLDRCAKFNKRPKRSSNFKVETLSTVEVLEDKNYSYVDLIKTPKIRRLTLLTGIVWYGVASTYYGISLNISGFGLNMYLTHFIYAAIEVPAKLMIYWFLNKSGRRMCQAGTLLLTGLCITINIFIPTSLWQVRAVIATLGKGLSEASFTTVFLYTTELYPTVIRQNGLGYTSFMSRLGVSVAPLILLLEDVWTPLPQIILCSMATVSGLVSVLLPETLNVRLTETIDDIEKPREKDLSSLSKDSSAVLLESRSSAGV is encoded by the exons ATGGACACATTCAAAGATGACAGCAACCAGCTG GATCCAAAGGTGAAGATGAAGTTTGAGACCATCCTGGAGGACATTAATGGCTTTGGACCTTTCCAAATCCTCATCGTCATTCTCATGTGCACTCCTCGAATTGTCCTGCCCTGTCACTTCTTACTGAACAACTTCATCGCTGCTGTGCCTCCTCACCACTGTGACATCAGCACCCTGGAAGACGGAGCTCTCTTCAGAAATTTAACTCAGGCGCAGAAACTGGCCGTCAGCGTTCCCCTGCAAGAAGATGGGGTGCCAAAGTCCTGTGAGATGTTTGCAGAGCCTCAGTTTCAGCTGTTGTCCAACAGCTCCAGCCACAACGTGTCCACAGTCCAGTGTCAGAGTGGATGGGTGTACGACAACTCCACCTTCACTTCCACCGTGGCAACAGAG TGGGATCTTGTCTGTGACAGAAAGAGTCTGCCAAAGACCACAAGCACAATATTCTTTTTTGGAGTGATGATGGGGGCCTTAGCTTTTGGATACTTCTGTGATAA GTATGGGAGGAGAAACACTCTTCTGGCCTCGTACATCGTCTCAATTGTGTTTGGATTCTCCAGCACCTTTGCAAACTCCTACATCCTGTTTGCAGTGCTGAGATTCCTCACTGGGTTTGGACTGACAGGAATCAGCATCACCTCCATAGTCTTAA GCATTGAGTGGGTGGACACAAGTCACAGGTCAATCATTGGTGTATTGGGCAGCTTGTCCTGGTCTGTGGGTAACATGCTGCTGGCTGGGTTTGCCTTTCTGGTTAATGACTGGAGGACGCTGACTCAGACTGTGACAGCTCCATTAGGATTTGCTGTGTTGACCTGGTG GTGGATTCCTGAATCTGCTCGATGGCTTTTAGCCAACGGTAAAGTGGAAAGAGCCCAGTTGTACCTTGACAGATGTGCAAAGTTCAACAAAAGACCAAAACGTTCATCAAATTTCAAAGTGGAG ACTCTTTCCACAGTTGAAGTCCTGGAGGACAAAAACTACTCCTACGTTGATCTAATTAAAACACCAAAGATAAGACGGCTGACTTTACTGACAGGGATTGTGTG GTATGGTGTTGCCTCAACATATTATGGAATCAGCCTGAATATTAGTGGGTTTGGTCTGAACATGTACCTCACACACTTCATCTATGCAGCCATCGAGGTTCCTGCCAAGCTGATGATTTATTGGTTTCTCAACAAATCTGGACGGAGGATGTGCCAGGCAGGCACGCTTTTACTGACAGGACTGTGCATCACAATAAACATCTTCATTCCAACAA GTCTTTGGCAGGTACGTGCTGTCATTGCAACTCTGGGAAAAGGTCTTTCAGAAGCTTCCTTCACAACAGTCTTCCTCTACACAACCGAGCTTTACCCCACAGTCATCAG GCAAAATGGTTTGGGCTACACCAGCTTCATGAGTCGTCTGGGAGTGTCTGTGGCCCCGCTCATCCTGTTGCTGGAGGATGTgtggactcctcttcctcagatcATCCTCTGCTCCATGGCCACTGTTTCTGGCctggtgtctgtgctgcttcCAGAGACACTGAATGTCAGGCTGACAGAGACCATTGACGACATAGAAAAACCAAG agaaaaagatctctcctctctgtcaaaGGACTCATCCGCTGTTTTACTGGAATCAAGGAGCTCAGCAGGGGTTTAG